A region from the Nesterenkonia lacusekhoensis genome encodes:
- a CDS encoding GlxA family transcriptional regulator, whose protein sequence is MRIGLIAIDGCFGSAVASVIDILRVADGARGDVDPRIDPIELAILGTKRRVTTTASMSLSVDHPLSESGEFDVVVVPALGTLTPAATNDALQSRDARSVIASLERLDEATTRIAAACTGVFAVAETGRMHHRRATTSWFLGPEFLKRYPTVALDLDTMVVVDGNLVTAGAAFAHIDLALSLVRSISPDLARHVSKLLIIDERPSQAAFVAYEHLRHEDPIVVEFERFVRARLDEPFNVAFVAQSLGTSRRTLERRVRAALNLTPLGFVQRLRIERARHLSATTDLTSAEIALRVGYANAETLRSLLRRERRRS, encoded by the coding sequence ATGCGTATCGGACTGATCGCGATCGACGGCTGCTTCGGTTCGGCTGTCGCGTCGGTCATCGACATCCTGCGGGTGGCCGACGGAGCCCGCGGCGATGTCGATCCGCGGATCGACCCGATCGAACTCGCCATCCTCGGAACGAAACGGCGAGTGACCACGACCGCATCGATGAGCCTGTCAGTGGACCACCCGCTGTCGGAGTCCGGAGAGTTCGACGTGGTCGTCGTCCCTGCGCTTGGAACCCTCACGCCCGCCGCTACCAACGACGCCCTCCAGAGCCGAGATGCTCGTTCGGTCATCGCCTCGCTCGAGCGCCTCGACGAGGCGACCACCCGGATCGCCGCGGCGTGCACCGGCGTGTTCGCCGTCGCCGAGACCGGACGGATGCATCATCGGCGGGCGACGACCAGCTGGTTCCTGGGGCCGGAGTTCCTGAAGCGCTATCCGACCGTCGCCCTCGATCTCGACACCATGGTCGTGGTCGACGGGAACCTCGTCACCGCCGGCGCCGCGTTCGCCCACATCGACCTCGCGCTCTCACTCGTGCGATCGATCAGCCCCGACCTGGCCCGACATGTCTCCAAGCTCCTCATCATCGACGAGCGTCCGTCGCAGGCGGCCTTCGTCGCCTACGAACATCTCCGGCACGAGGATCCGATCGTCGTCGAGTTCGAACGCTTCGTGCGCGCCCGCCTGGACGAACCGTTCAACGTCGCCTTCGTCGCGCAGTCGCTCGGCACCAGCCGGCGCACCCTCGAACGACGAGTCCGTGCGGCGCTCAACCTCACTCCGCTCGGCTTCGTCCAACGGCTTCGCATCGAACGAGCTCGGCACCTCTCAGCAACCACGGACCTCACCTCCGCCGAGATCGCGCTACGGGTCGGCTACGCGAACGCCGAGACTCTGCGCTCCCTACTGCGCAGGGAGCGACGCCGTTCCTGA
- a CDS encoding uracil-DNA glycosylase codes for MSSSEQEQELSPSLVAPLEPAWEQALSSQAERFASIREELTRRRELGEDILPAPTRVLRAFRQPFDRVKVIILGQDPYPTPGHPIGMSFAVAPDVRPLPRSLQNIFKERQDDLGLAPSEHGDLSTWAHQGVLMLNRVLTVSAGSPGSHRGIGWEEITRTALEALVERGTPLVSILWGADARKMAPLLDQGEHTAVITSPHPSPLSARRGFFGSKPFSRANQELERLGAEPIDWQLR; via the coding sequence ATGAGCAGTTCGGAGCAGGAGCAGGAGCTCTCCCCCTCGCTGGTGGCACCCTTGGAGCCGGCCTGGGAGCAGGCACTGTCCTCCCAGGCCGAGCGCTTCGCCTCCATCCGCGAGGAGCTCACCCGACGCCGCGAGCTGGGCGAGGACATCCTCCCGGCCCCGACCCGCGTGCTGCGCGCCTTCCGTCAGCCCTTCGACCGGGTCAAGGTCATCATCCTGGGACAGGACCCCTACCCGACCCCCGGGCACCCGATCGGCATGTCCTTCGCCGTGGCCCCCGACGTGCGGCCGCTGCCACGCAGCCTGCAGAACATCTTCAAGGAGCGTCAGGACGATCTCGGCCTGGCCCCCTCCGAGCACGGGGACCTGAGCACCTGGGCCCACCAGGGGGTGCTGATGCTCAACCGTGTGCTGACCGTCAGCGCCGGCAGCCCCGGCTCGCACCGAGGGATCGGCTGGGAGGAGATCACCCGGACCGCCCTGGAGGCCCTGGTGGAGCGCGGCACCCCGCTGGTCTCCATCCTCTGGGGCGCCGATGCGCGCAAGATGGCGCCGCTGCTGGATCAGGGCGAGCACACGGCCGTGATCACCAGCCCCCACCCGTCTCCGCTCTCTGCCCGGCGAGGCTTCTTCGGCTCGAAGCCCTTCTCCCGGGCCAACCAGGAGCTGGAACGTCTGGGCGCCGAGCCCATCGACTGGCAGCTGCGCTGA
- a CDS encoding SDR family oxidoreductase has product MSDKRVVIIGGHGKIALLAAPKLTQAGYSVDSVIRNPEHAEDVSAVGVNPVVLDVEQADVETLAEAFAGAEAVVFSAGAGGGSPARTKAVDQDAAMRTMDAAAQAGVSRYVMVSYARAETDIHTLEPENSFYPYAAAKHHADNYLRGTELDYTILGPGRLTLDPASRKLQILDADGAAVAKEEGGEGVTHTSRENVAEVIAHVLSERVAVKQTVNFFDGETPLEEAIR; this is encoded by the coding sequence ATGTCTGACAAGCGAGTGGTCATCATCGGCGGGCACGGCAAGATCGCCCTGCTCGCCGCCCCGAAGCTCACCCAGGCCGGCTATTCGGTGGACTCGGTGATCCGCAACCCTGAGCATGCCGAGGATGTCTCCGCCGTCGGTGTGAACCCGGTGGTGCTGGACGTGGAGCAGGCCGACGTCGAGACCCTCGCCGAGGCCTTCGCCGGAGCCGAGGCTGTGGTCTTCTCCGCCGGCGCCGGCGGAGGCAGCCCCGCCCGCACCAAGGCAGTGGACCAGGACGCGGCCATGCGCACCATGGATGCCGCGGCCCAGGCCGGAGTCAGCCGCTATGTGATGGTCTCCTACGCCCGCGCGGAGACCGACATCCACACGCTGGAACCGGAGAACTCCTTCTATCCCTATGCGGCGGCCAAGCACCACGCCGACAACTACCTGCGCGGCACCGAGCTGGACTACACCATCCTCGGGCCCGGCCGTCTGACCCTGGATCCCGCCTCCCGGAAGCTGCAGATCCTCGACGCCGACGGCGCCGCCGTGGCTAAGGAGGAAGGCGGCGAGGGGGTCACCCACACCTCCCGGGAGAACGTGGCCGAAGTCATCGCCCATGTGCTCAGTGAGCGTGTCGCGGTGAAGCAGACGGTGAACTTCTTCGACGGCGAGACTCCGCTGGAGGAGGCCATCCGCTGA
- a CDS encoding putative quinol monooxygenase, translating into MSTPASLPYAFVAKIVAADGQHDAVADLLAGAVALANEEVGTIVWFAVRTHADTFWIFDAFPDEAARDAHANGAIVAALKANQHLLGAAPEILAADVLASKLP; encoded by the coding sequence ATGTCCACACCCGCATCACTTCCGTATGCCTTCGTCGCCAAGATCGTCGCGGCCGATGGACAGCACGACGCGGTCGCCGATCTGCTCGCCGGCGCTGTCGCACTCGCCAACGAAGAAGTAGGAACGATTGTCTGGTTCGCGGTCAGGACCCACGCCGACACCTTCTGGATCTTCGATGCATTCCCCGACGAAGCCGCTCGCGACGCCCACGCCAACGGCGCCATCGTCGCAGCCCTGAAGGCCAACCAGCACCTCCTCGGCGCAGCACCCGAGATCCTGGCGGCCGACGTCCTCGCGTCCAAGCTCCCGTAG
- a CDS encoding threonine/serine ThrE exporter family protein codes for MSSDRDESYEPEAIDPMISAPTADVSAIPVVRSSAASDDEAEEESSGGFVKSLTSSIASSWQASTEAEAALEWEEYDAEAADRAVEEREDDSGSRHEFTPDPEFQRTYTAVNSAVSAPSTEDLDHHLHTYAYPEVEAPQTMEPNRYASDPIQGGARDYWESFPSTGDWSHTEALGPQIPTTGNTEAVSPWEQRAAEAARSQQEGEPTSASGVLDLSFTSSIGNLPSTPLEAAPLRRRSVLRPSRIRDKIGPQRLKGAPIFDRTVFDQKLKPQQVQQAFRRIMRPEAPMTSAMPILDRLEGTPFANPQQAEAPVESEEPATIAFVLDLGETLFRYGAGALEVETSIIATTAAFGMKNTDVDITNQSISLNWAPEGKIPYSRVRVVRSWSGNYKALAAVHQLVADIVAGRMTRSDAAQRLEEITREPKPFPRWVVTVAGGFFASFFASFLGAPLLDATLGFFGTLIVLWLTRQLTTWRVPEYFGLAAGGFVASFLAMGAFTMGVDITPSMVVAGSLMILLPSARVVSAIQDAINGFPITAAGRLLSSMIAFAGMTSGIMAAVVIWDLMGAPHIVIADGLTRIYPAPVLIVLVFFAGSCAAIVEQARLRMILPIGAVSALGFAGFYAAELIGLGERITPIIGATIVGALGRVVALRMGAPQLVVAVPAMMFMLPGLMVFRGMYQIAIENPETTMVMSMMGGLAELFNALIIILAIASGIVLGDVSMRPLTSSLQSNERSRTRNR; via the coding sequence TTGTCGTCAGATCGCGATGAGAGCTACGAGCCGGAGGCCATCGATCCGATGATCTCCGCGCCCACAGCAGATGTCTCCGCGATTCCTGTGGTGCGTTCCTCCGCGGCATCCGACGATGAGGCCGAGGAGGAGTCCTCCGGCGGTTTCGTGAAGTCCCTGACCTCCTCCATCGCCTCCTCCTGGCAGGCCTCCACTGAGGCTGAGGCCGCCCTGGAATGGGAGGAGTACGACGCCGAGGCCGCCGACCGCGCGGTCGAGGAGCGCGAGGACGATTCCGGCTCGCGCCACGAGTTCACCCCGGATCCCGAGTTCCAGCGGACCTACACGGCGGTGAACTCCGCAGTCTCCGCCCCCTCCACCGAGGATCTGGACCACCACCTGCACACCTACGCCTATCCCGAGGTTGAGGCTCCGCAGACGATGGAGCCCAACCGCTACGCCTCCGACCCCATCCAGGGCGGAGCGCGGGACTACTGGGAGTCCTTCCCCAGCACCGGAGACTGGTCCCACACCGAGGCGCTGGGTCCGCAGATCCCCACCACCGGCAACACTGAGGCCGTCTCCCCCTGGGAGCAGCGCGCCGCCGAGGCCGCCCGCAGCCAGCAGGAGGGGGAGCCGACGTCGGCGTCGGGAGTTCTGGACCTGTCCTTCACCTCCTCGATCGGCAACCTGCCCTCCACCCCGCTGGAAGCCGCACCGCTGCGCCGCCGCTCCGTCCTGCGGCCCAGCCGAATCCGCGACAAGATCGGCCCGCAGCGCCTGAAGGGTGCGCCGATCTTCGACCGCACCGTCTTCGACCAGAAGCTCAAGCCCCAGCAGGTCCAGCAGGCGTTCCGGAGGATCATGCGTCCGGAGGCGCCGATGACCTCCGCCATGCCGATCCTCGACCGGCTGGAGGGGACGCCCTTCGCGAACCCGCAGCAGGCCGAGGCCCCGGTGGAGTCGGAGGAGCCGGCCACCATCGCCTTCGTCCTGGACCTCGGGGAGACCCTCTTCCGCTACGGTGCCGGTGCTCTGGAGGTGGAGACCTCCATCATCGCCACCACTGCGGCCTTCGGGATGAAGAACACCGATGTGGACATCACCAACCAGTCCATCAGCCTCAACTGGGCGCCTGAGGGGAAGATCCCCTATTCGCGGGTCCGTGTGGTGCGCTCCTGGTCCGGGAACTATAAGGCTTTGGCGGCGGTCCACCAGCTGGTGGCCGACATCGTCGCCGGACGGATGACCCGCAGCGACGCCGCACAGCGGCTGGAGGAGATCACTCGGGAGCCCAAGCCGTTCCCGCGCTGGGTGGTCACGGTGGCCGGCGGCTTCTTCGCCAGCTTCTTCGCCAGCTTCCTGGGTGCGCCCCTGCTGGATGCCACGCTGGGCTTCTTCGGCACGCTGATCGTGCTGTGGCTGACCCGGCAGCTGACCACCTGGCGGGTGCCCGAATACTTCGGCCTGGCGGCCGGCGGATTCGTCGCGTCCTTCCTCGCCATGGGTGCCTTCACGATGGGCGTGGACATCACCCCGTCCATGGTGGTGGCCGGATCCCTGATGATCCTGCTCCCTTCGGCGCGAGTGGTCTCAGCCATCCAGGATGCGATCAACGGCTTCCCGATCACCGCGGCCGGCCGTCTGCTCTCCTCGATGATCGCCTTCGCCGGCATGACCTCCGGGATTATGGCCGCAGTGGTGATCTGGGACCTGATGGGCGCCCCGCACATCGTCATCGCCGATGGTCTGACGCGCATCTATCCGGCGCCGGTGCTGATCGTGCTGGTGTTCTTCGCCGGCTCCTGCGCGGCCATCGTGGAGCAGGCGCGCCTGCGGATGATCCTGCCCATCGGGGCGGTCTCCGCGCTGGGCTTCGCCGGCTTCTACGCCGCGGAGCTGATCGGCCTGGGGGAGCGGATCACCCCGATCATCGGCGCGACCATCGTGGGTGCGCTGGGCCGCGTGGTGGCGCTGCGCATGGGTGCACCGCAGCTGGTGGTCGCAGTGCCGGCCATGATGTTCATGCTGCCCGGCCTCATGGTCTTCCGCGGCATGTACCAGATCGCGATCGAGAACCCCGAGACCACGATGGTCATGTCGATGATGGGCGGCCTGGCCGAGCTGTTCAACGCGCTGATCATCATTCTGGCCATCGCCTCCGGGATCGTGCTCGGCGACGTGTCCATGCGTCCGCTGACCTCCAGCCTGCAGTCCAACGAGCGCTCGCGCACCCGCAACCGCTGA